Within the Kiritimatiellia bacterium genome, the region ACCTCATGAAAGTCGCCGCCGTTCTCAAGGGGCGCAAAGCTCATCCGGATGTAAGCCTGGTTATAGCGCCGGCTTCGCGCCAGACGTTTTCCCTGCTGGCGAAAAACGGAGCGCTGGAAATATTCCTGTCCGCCGGCGCGAGAATTCTGGAGCCGGTTTGCGGCTTCTGCATCGGCAATTGCCACGCGCCCCGGACGGAAGGGGTAAGCCTGCGGACCACCAACCGGAATTTCCGGGGAAGATCGGGGACCAAGTCGGCGAAGGTTTATCTGGTCAGTCCGGAAACGGCGGCGGTTTCAGCGGTGCTGGGGGTGATTGCCGACCCCGCCGCCGCGGGTTTTGAATGCCCGCCGCGCGCCGCGCCCGAGATTTTTCCGATTGACGACAGCATGATCAGCGCTCCGTTGCCGGAAGCCGGGCGCGCGGCAGTGGAAATTCTGCGCGGGCCGAACATTGGCCGGCCGCTTGCGCTGGAGCCGCTGGCCGACGCTATCACTGGGAAAATAGAGTTGAAAACCGGAGACAAGGTTACCACCGATGACATTATGCCGGCCGGCGCCCGCTTGAAATACCGCTCCAACATAGAAAAGTATGCGCAATTCGTCTTTGAACACGTTGACGCCGGTTTCAGCCGGCGCTGCCTTGAGAATAAAAAGAAAAACATTGATTCAGTTATTATCGGCGGATTGAGTTACGGGCAGGGGTCCTCGCGCGAGCATGCCGCGGTTTGCCCGCGCTATCTCGGCGTGAAGGCCGTGATCGCCAGATCGTTTGAGCGAATCCACCTTGCCAACCTGGTAAATTACGGCATTGTGCCTCTCGTTTTTGCCGTTCCGGAAGATTATGAGCGGTTCAATCAGTCGGATGAAATTGAAATCAACGGTCTGCGCAACGCCGTTAAGGACGGGGGGAAAATACAAGTCTTAAACAGGACGAAAAACCTGAAAATAGAAGCCAGTCTTTTATTGAGCGCCAGACAGCGCGAAATTCTGCTGGCGGGAGGAGCGTTAAATCATGCAGGCAAAAAATAATGCTGAAAAAATACGGTTTGAAAATATTGCCGGAAAATGCAAAGTCCCCGATCATCCTGTTATTCCCTTCATTGAAGGCGACGGCACGGGGCCGGATATCTGGAAGGCGTCGGTCCGAGTGTTTGATGCGGCCGTGGAAAAAGCGTACGGCGGCAAGCGCAAGATAGCCTGGAAAGAGGCGCTGGCCGGCGAAAAGGCCTTTCGCCGGGTGGGCACATGGCTGCCCGAGGAAACGGTTGCGGCTTTTAATGATTACCTGGTGGGAATCAAGGGGCCTTTGACAACGCCGATCGGCGGCGGCCACCGCAGTCTGAATGTGGCCTTGCGCCAGCAGCTTGACTTGTTTGTCTGCCTGCGTCCCGTGCGCTGGTTTGAAGGCGTGCCGAGTCCGGTCAAATGTCCGGGAAAAGTGAACATGATCGTGTTCCGTGAAAACACGGAGGATGTTTACGCCGGACTGGAAGTGCCGGCGGGGAGCCAGGAGGCCGCGCGGCTGATTGGTTTTCTCAAGAAGGAATACGGCTGGAACATCCGCGCCGATTCGGGGCTGGGAATAAAACCGATCAGCGAGGCGGCCAGCAAGCGCTTAATCCGCGCGGCCTTTGAGTATGCCGTTAAAAATAACCGCCGCAGCGTTACGCTTGTGCACAAGGGCAACATCCAGAAATTCACCGAGGGCGCCTTCAAGGCCTGGGGCTATGACGTGGCGCGGGAATACGAGGGAAAAGTCGCGGTCAGGGATGTTATTGCCGACATATTTTTCCAGCAGGCGCTCACCCGGCCCGAGGAATTTGACGTGATTGCCACCATGAACCTCAACGGCGATTATATGTCCGACGCGCTCGCGGCGCAGGTCGGCGGGATCGGCATCGCGCCGGGGGCGAACATCAATTATGAGACCGGTTGCGCCGTTTTTGAGGCCACCCACGGCACCGCCCCGAAATACGCCGGCCAGGACAAGGTCAATCCCGGCTCGGTGATCCTCTCCGGGGAAATGATGTTCAGGTACATGGGCTGGATTGAGGCGGCCGACCTGATTATTGCGGGCATCAGCCGCGCAATCAAGAACAAGACGGTTACCTATGACTTTCACCGCCTCATGGAAAACGCCACGTTGTTGAAATGTTCCGAGTTCGGCGGAGAAATCATAAGGAACATGTGATTTCCGGTGTCGTTCCGGCGCGGGGTGTTTCTCGGCGCCGTGCGCATTCCAGCGGGATTTTGCTTTTCCGTCCGGGAAGGTCGGCCACAAACAACGGCATGCTCAATCCCCCCAGGGTCTGTCTCAGGCGCGCCGATAATTCAGCGCTTGCGGATTTGCGCGTGATGAAATGCCGGACGCCGCGGACCGGGTCGCAACGAAAGGCGTAATAGGGCCGGACCATGATGCGCTGCAGATTGTTAAACAGCTTTGCCAGGACCGGCAGAGAATCATTGACGCCCCGCAGGAGAACCGTCTGGTTGGAGACCGGCAGGCCGGATTGCTGAAGAGAACGGCACGCTTTTTCCGCTTCCGCGGTAATTTCGCGCGGATGGTTGAACTGGGTGTTTATCCAGAGCGGCCGGTGCTTTGCCAGGCAGGCGCACAATTCAGCGTCAATCCGCATCGGCAAAACCACCGGCGCGCGGGTCCCGATCCGCAGAACTTCCACGTGCTTGATCGCGGTCAGTTCCGCCATAACCCCGTCCAATACGGCGGTTTCCAGCAGAAGCGGGTCGCCGCCCGAGAGGATTACTTCCCGGATTTTCTTCTTCCGGCGGATGTATTTCAGGATTTGCGGCAGGCGGCTCTCAATGTTTTCCGCCGGGGAACGGTTAAGGCTGTTTTTTCGTGTGCAATGCCGGCAGCGCACCGCGCAATTGTTCGTGACCAGAACGACCACGCGGTTGCGGTAACGGTGAATCAGGCCGGGCACGGGTTCGTACGCCTTTTCGCCGAGCGGGTCCGCCGGCGTGTCTTTATCCGCCAGTTCGCGGATGTCGGGCAGAAACTGGCGCAGGACCGGGTCGCGTTTGTCGCCGGGATGGCACAGGGAGAAATAATACGGCGTTACGCAAAAAGGATAGCGCGCCGCCGCCGTTTTTAAAGCGGCCAGCTGTTTCGGGTGAATCTCAATCCAATCCGCCAGACAGGCTGGGTTTGCAATCCGGTTTACCATCTGCCAGCGCCAGTCATGCCAATGGCGGTTATGTTTCAGCGGAAAATTGTTTTGCGCGCGCATAATCCGGGATCATGCCGCATTCTTGAGGAAAAATCAACTGTGCGCGCGAATAATCATCCGGAATAATCTTGACCGCGCCGGATGATTTGTTGCATTATAAATTTCAATTTTCAGGAGGGTTCATTAATGAAAATTCTTGCCGGTATTGTGGTTTTTATTTTTTATGCCGCTTTGTGCGGAGCCCAGCCCCTTCCGCCGCCCGCGGCCGCGCCGATCGGCGGCTCAGCCTCGGAACAGGGCGCTCCGTCGGCGACCAACCTTCCGCCGCCCGCGCCGCCCAAAGACCCGGCGCAGTGCGTAATTGCCCGTTTCAGTTTTGAAAACACCGTTCAGCCGGATATTGGCGGCGGCGCCACAATCCCGGTAACATTTGCCCGGGAATCCGCGGCTTATCTTGAGGGCGCGCCGGTGGCCGAGGGCGCGCCGCGCTTTGTGGAAGGCCGCTCCGGCCGGGCCATTCTCCTGGAATCGGCTTATGAAAACATGTTTTCCATCGGCCTCTCCTGCGCCGAGGACGCGACTTCTTTCCGGCCGCTTCCAGGTGCCGAACTTGCGTTGTCTTCCGAACGCCCCTGGCAGGGCAAAACGGCGCTTTCCGTAACGACGAAGGGCGAGAACGCCGAGGAGGGTTTTTGCGCCGAGGTTCGGGTTGAAAAGGCGCTTTATACCAAAGAAAGTTCGCCGGCCATTGCGCCGGCTTTTTACCTGGCATCCCTTTACCTCAAGGGCCGGGGCAACATTAAAATCACGCTCAAGGACGTTGAAAGCGGCGAATGCGGGGAAACGGTCTATGCGGAATTGTCGGATAATTGGCAGAGGTTTTCCTGCTCGTTCGCCTATGCCTTCAAGCGCGTCAACATCGGCGCCAATCACGAAACGGATTGGAAGAAATCTCTTCCTCCGGAAGCCGGCCTTGACGCCAGACTGCAATTGATTTGCGCTACGGTGGACAGCCAGAAACTGGATTTTCTCGCAGACGGCCTTCAGCTTGAACAGCGGTATGCCGCCGGCCGGAACGCGGAACTTTCGCCGCATTCCTGGGTCATGGGCGCCTTCCGGGCCGCTCATGAACAAATGACAATTGACATCCGGAACGATTATTTCAACTCCTGGAAGAAATCCGGAAGCATCGCGTTCTGGTTCAAGCCGATGTGGGATGCGCGCGACGGCGGCGCGGAGCTTATTCTGCAAATCGCGACAAACCAGCTCGTTTTATCCCATCGCGGACAGAAAATCGTTTTTGCGCCGGCCGGCGTTTCCTTCACGCCCTATGACTGGAAAAACAACTGGCATTATTTCGTGCTGGCCTGGAACGAAACCGGCGAACGCATGCTTTACGTGGACGGCATGGATTATCCGAACCCCGCCGGCGAAACGCGGTTGATGAAAAAGCCCGAGTTTGTTGTCGCCGGCGATTTTTTTAAAAACCTTTCACCCAATGGCGCCATTGACGAGCTGATCTTTTACAATATCGCGCTCAATTCAGAGCAGGCAAGATCCCTGGCCGCCGCGGAACCCGCGCCAGACCGGTTGGCCCCGGTACCCGCGCCTGCCGCAGCGCCGCTTCCCGCCTCCGGGCCGCCCGCCGTTTCCAACGCGCCGCCGCCTGCCGCAGCCGGACAGGATGAGTCCGAAGAAGAAGAAGAGTGACTTTTGTTAACACCCGAATATTGCGCGAAAAATCGTGTAATATTCGTCCAGGCAGGTATTGCCCGCTGATGAAAGATCGTCTACGTCAGGCATCATTGGTGGCATGGGGCCGGACAGACGCGGCGGTCACAGCGCCGGCGGGGTTGGCAGTCCTTCCAATATTTTCAGTGAATTTTGCAGATCTTTTTCCGGAAGTTCGGCGTCGGACAATTTTCCGGCTTGATACGCGGCATATCCGGTCAGGTCCATGAGGCCGTGCCCGGACCAATTCATTAAAATGACCCTTTCTTTCCCTTCCTCTTTGGCTTTCGCGGCTTCCCGGGCGGCCGCCGCGATGGCGTGAGCCGTTTCCGGGGCCGGGATAAATCCTTCCGTGTTGGCCCATAAGAGCGCCGTTTTATAGCATTCCATCTGTTGGAGAGCGCACGCTTCAATGAGACCTTCGCGCCTGACGTGGCTGACCAGCGGGGCCATGCCGTGGTAACGGAGTCCGCCGGCATGGATTGGACGGGGCACGAAGCCGTGTCCCAGGCTGTGCATGGCAAGGAGCGGCGTCATCATGGCGACGTCGCCGGAATCATAGACAAACGGACCGCGGGTAAGGGTCGGGCAGGCCGCCGGCTCAACCGCGACAAGACGGACTTCTTTGCCGTGGATTTTGTCGCAGATGAACGGGAAAGCGATGCCGGCGAAATTGGAGCCGCCGCCCACGCAGCCGATGACGACATCCGGGTATTCCGCGATCATTTTCATCTGTTTCTGTGCCTCAAGCCCGATGATGGTCTGATGCAGGAGCACGTGGTTGAGCACACTGCCGAGCGCGTAACGGGTGTCTTGGGAAGTGACGGCGTCTTCAATGGCTTCGCTGATGGCGATTGCCAGGCTGCCGGGGGTGTCGGGGTTTTTTGCGAGTATTTCGCGTCCGGACTTGGTCTGGCTGCTGGGGCTGGCAACGCATTCCGCCCCCCAGACATTCATCATCATTTTGCGCAAGGGTTTTTGTTCAAAGCTGATTTTAACCATGTAAACCTTGCAAACGAGGCCGAAAAGCTGGCAGGCGAATGAAAGCGCGCTGCCCCACTGGCCGGCTCCGGTTTCGGTTGTCAACCGCTTGATGCCGAACGCCCGGTTGTAATATGCCTGTGGAACGGCCGTGTTGGTTTTATGGCTGCCGGCCGGCGACCAACCCTCGTTTTTGTAATAAATTCTCGCGGGCGTGCCGAGCGCCTTTTCAAATGCGCGCGCGCGGCAGAGGGGCGTGGGCCTCCACAAGAGGAGCTTTTCCATGACCTCTTCCGGTATGTCAATCCAGCGCTGGGCGCTGACTTCCTGTTCAATGAGGTTCATGGGGAAAACCGGGGCGAGCGCGTCGGGGCCGATCGGCTTGCCGTTTTTATCCACCGGCGGCGGGAGAGGGTGGGGCAGGTCGGCCTGGATGTTATACCACTGGCGCGGCATGTCTTTTTCGTCCAGAAAGATTTTTACCGTGTTTTCGGCGCGACTGATCCGCTTGTTCATGTTTTTTTCCTCTAATGTTTCATACTTGGCTTGCCTTCAATCATATGCGCGCCGGCATAATGCCCCGGCGGCGGGCATTGACTTCCCGTGCGCCGAGCGATTCTCCGCACACCCGGCAACGATAATCGTAAAGTTCGCCGGCCGGCAGGACGAGCAGCAGGCGCTCGCGCACCGGCCGCAACTGACGGCATTTCGGGCAGTACAATTCCGAGGCCGTCAAATTTTCAAATTGCCGCTTTGTCCGCATGAATTTGAATTAAACGCTTGAGATAAATCCACTTTAATTTAAGATAATTCCCGGCTGTGTCAATATGCAAAAGGAGAAAATTGAAAATCTGCGTTGATATCCAGGCGGCGGTTGCCCAGGGCGCGGGCGTCGGGCGTTACACGCGGCTCCTGGCTGAAAACCTGTCCGGGATAGCGGGGAGCGACCGGTTGTCCTTTTTTTATTTTGATTTCATGCGGCGGGGATTATCGTCGCCTTTGCCCGGCAGCCGCGCGGTGCGCTGGTGTCCGGGACGGCTTGCGCAGTCCTGCTGGAAACGGATGGACTGGCCGCCTTATGACTGGTTCGCGGGCAGGGCCGACGTGTATCATTTTACCAACTTCATCATCCCCCCCCTTTCCGGCGGAAAAAAAGCGGTGACGATTTATGACGCCAGTTTCCTGCGCTGTCCGGAATTCACCGAGAGCCGCAATCTCGCCTTTTTGAGCGCCAAAATCAGCGACACGGTTAAAAGGGCCGACGCCATCATCACTATTTCGCATTTCAGCGCCGCGGAACTTGCCTGTTTTTTTCCGCAGGCCCGGGGCCGAATCCATGTGATTTATCCCGGGGTCGCGCAACAAGCGCCGCCGGCGATTCAAAACCGCCCTAAAATGGCTGAGCCGCCGTATATCCTTACGGTCGGCACGATTGAACCGCGTAAAAACATCGCCTTTTTGGTGGAAATTTTTGAAAAAATGCGGGCATTCAAAGGGCGGCTGGTCATTGCCGGACGGCTTGGATGGAAATATTCTCCGATTCTTGAACGCCTCCGCGCTTCACCGCGCGCGGCCGACATCCGCCTGCTGGAGAATGTAAATGACGGCGAATTGGCTTCCCTTTATGCCGGGGCCGAGGCGTTTGTTTTTCCTTCGCTTTACGAGGGGTTTGGTTTCCCGCCGCTGGAGGCCGCGGCCTGCGGCGCGCCGGTGGTCTCCTCCGCGGCGGGCTCCTTGCGGGAAGTTCTGGGAAATGGAGCGCTCCTGATTGACAAATACGACGCCGGACAATGGGCCGAGGCGGTAATGGGGATTATCAACGACGTCTCCCGCCGCCGGGCGCTGGTTGACCGGGGCCGCCTTCAGGCCGCCCGCTACACATGGGCGGAAACCGCAAGGAAAACCATGGAGCTTTACCGGAGTTTGGCCTGATGAAAATAGGAATTGACGCGCGTTGGATTTTCAATGAAACGTCCGGAATCGGCGTTTATACCGCCGAGTTGGCGCGTCATCTGGCACAAATTGACAAGCGGAACCAATATGTCCTCTTTTTCCGCGACGGCGGCCTGATGAACACGATCATGGCCGGAATCAAACCCTGCGGTGCGGAGAATTTTACGGGGCATCTTCTGGATTTCGGCGTCTTTTCAGTCAAAAATCAATTCGTCATGCCGGCGCTTATCAGGAAGCTCGGCCTGGACCTGTTTCATTCAACCAATTACATGATTCCGATGCTGTCCTTTCCCCGAGATTGTTGCGGCGCTCCGGCTTGCGTGATAAACATCCACGACCTTATTCCCCTGGTTTTACCGGAGGCCGCCCCGCGCGCTCTCAAGGCAAAATTTCCTCCGCTCTACCGCTGGGTGATGAAAGAAGTGGCCGCGCGGAGCAGCCTGATCATCACCGGCAGCCAGTCTTCGCGCGGTGACATAATCAATCTGCTGCGCTGCCGCCCGGAGCGCGTCGCGGCAATTCCAGACGGAGTTTCGGCGAGCTTTCGTCCGCCTGAAACGGGCGTTCCGCCGTCAACCTATCCCCGCCGCCTGCGGCAAAAAAAGATCGTTCTCTGGGTCGGCCGCCGCGACCCTTATAAAAACCTGGCCGGCCTGGTCCGGGCGTTTTCCATCCTGCGCTCAAATTACGCCGGGCCGCTTGAACTGCGCCTGGTTGGGCCGGATGATTCCCGGTATCCGGAGGCTCCCCGGAGCGTCGTTGCGCTCGGCCTTGCGGATGCGGTCAGATGGGTTGGCCATGTTTCCGCGGAGGAACTGGTCCGCGAATATCAGAATGCCGACGTGTTTGTCATGCCGTCGCGTTACGAGGGGTTTGGGCTGCCCGTTCTTGAGGCTTTTGCCTGCGGCACGCCGGTGATCTGCAGCAACAGGAGCTCTTTGCCAGAAATATGCGGTTCCGCCGCTCTCCAGGTTGACCCGGATGACGCCGCCGCGCTTGCGGACGCGATGCGGCGCGTGTTGACGGATTTCAGCCTGGCCGACGGCATGACGGAGCGCGGCATTCGCCAGGCGGCCGGATACACCTGGCTTGAAACCGCCCGGCGGACTCTCCAAGCTTATGAACAGGTTGCGATGGTTCAAGAATGATTGACGGGACACAGATAAAAGTCGTGCTTGCGCATGACTGGTTGACTGGCATGCGCGGCGGCGAGCGCGTGCTGGAATACCTCTGCCGGATGTTTCCGCGCGCGCCGATTTACACTCTTGTTTATAATCCGGCCGCCGTTTCGGACGTTATCAACCGCCACCCGGTGAAAACTTCCTGGCTTCAGAAAATTCCGGGCGCTTTTAAATATTACCGCAGTTTTCTGCCGTTTTTTCCCGGCGCCATTGAGGGGTTGCGGGTTGAAGAACCCGCCGATCTTGTCATCAGTCTTTCGCATTGCGTCGCCAAGGGGCTGATTCCGCCGGCCGGCGCGCGCCATTTGTGTTATTGTTTCACGCCCATGCGTTACGCCTGGGTTTTTTACGGCGAATATTTCGGGAGCAATCCGCTCAAAAAAGCAACGCTCGCGCCGGTCCTGCGGCGTCTCCGCCAATGGGATAAAGCCAGCTCGGCGCGGGTGGATTCTTTTGTTACGCTCAGCGAACACGTCCGGAAAAGAATCGGGGATTTTTACAACCGCGAGGCCGCCGTGGTCTATCCGCCCGTTGATCTCTCGTTCTGGAAGCCGGCCGGCGGCGCCCCGGCCGGCCGGCCGGGAGATTACGACCTGGTTGTCTCCGCCCTGGTGCCCTACAAACGGATTGACATTGCCGTCCGGGCTTATACGCAGTCGGGGTTTCCTTTGAAAATCGCCGGCGGCGGTCCGGAAAGCCGGAAATTGAAGAGGCTGGCCGGCAAAAACATCGTTTTTCTCGGACGCGTAACCGACGGACAGCTCCTTGAGTTGTACCGCAATTGCCGCGCCCTGGTTTTCCCGGGCGAAGAGGATTTCGGTATTGTGCCGGTTGAAGCCCAGGCCTGCGGCCGGCCGGTTGTGGCTTATGCGCGGGGCGGGGCGTTGGAAACCGTGGCGGACGGCGCGACCGGGGTTTTTTTTGAACAACAGGACGAAAAATCACTGCTGGCGGCCGTGGAAAAATGCGCCGCCGCGCGGTGGGACGCGGAGGTTATCCGGGCAAACGCCGCGCGATTCAGCGGGCAGAATTTTATTGCGGGGTTGCGGGCCAATATCATGAAATGTCTGGAGGGATAAGGCCGATGTATTATCAATCTTTCAACGGATTTATGCGCGGGATACTGACGCCGTCCGTGCGGTTTCTGCTGGCGGCCACCGGCGTCGTTTTCCTGGTCCAGTTGCTCGTTGATCCCCTGCTCGGCGGCCGGGTCACTTTGCTTTTCAGCCTGAGCTGGGCCGGAATTAAACATTTTCTGTTCTGGCAGCTTGCCACTTATATTTTCATGCACGGCGGGCTTTTGCATCTCATCCTGAACATGCTGGGCCTTTTCTTTTTCGGCCCGGAGACCGAGCGCGCGCTCGGTTCAAAACAGTTCATGATGCTCTACCTGGCCTGCGGGGTCCTGGGCGGCCTTGGCTGGCTGCTGTTTACCAGCAGCCACACGGCGGCAATCTGCCTGGGCGCTTCCGGCGCCGTTTTCGGAATTTTAGGCGCTTTTGCCGCCCTTTTTCCCAACCGCCCCGTAACGATTTTGGTGTTTTTTGTCCTGCCGGTAACCATGAAGGCCCGTTCGCTGGCGATTGCCCTGGCCGTGTTCACATTGCTGGCCACAATCAGCCAGCCGGGCAATATCGCTTATGCCGCCCATCTCGCCGGGGGGCTGGCCGGTTATTTTTATATCGTCCTGTTTCATGCCGGCAAAAATTTTGTCCGCCCCACCTTGCGTCAGATGGCCAACGATTTGCTCTGGCGCTGGCACCGGCGCAAATTCAAAGTCATGCGCGGCGATGCTCACGGGTTTGACGATGCGGATGATTTTCCGACGAATGACGAAGTGAACGCCGTGCTTGAAAAAATCAGCAGATATGGCATAAAGAGCCTGACGCCGCGCGAACACGAAATATTGAAACGCGCCAGCCGCGCGCGACGGCCGGAAAACAGAGGTTGGCGGCGCGAATGAGAACTTCATGAAAAAAATTACGGCGGTAACGTTGATCGCGCTGGCGGGCATGGCCGTCTGCCGGGCGGACAACGGAACGAATGCGGCCGCGGCATCGCCGCGGCGGGAGGAGGCACAGATGAAGATAATTGAACGTTGCAGCGGCGCCTGGCGGCCCAATCTTTCCGAAAAGGAAAAGAACACGCTCTTTGCCGTTGCCCGGGACACCCTGCGCTGGTGCGTGGAGCAAAAAGGCGGGAAATTTCCGATGGAAAAATACGAGCTCACGCCGAAACTGAAGATTGCCACGGCCACTTTTGTAACGCTTAAAACAAGGGGTGAACTGCGCGGATGCATCGGCTCGCTGGCGCCTTCCGAGCCGCTTTATCTTTCCGTCCATCAAAACGCAATTAATGCCGCCCTGCATGACTATCGTTTTCAGCCGGTTACGGCCGGCGAATTGGATTCCATTTCGGTGGATGTTTCCATCTTGAGCCCTATCCGCGACATTCCTTCGCTGGATGAATTCAAACTGGGTGCGCAGGGAATCATCATGAGCAAGGGCATGGCCCGGTCGGTCTTTTTGCCGGAAGTCGCCCTTGAGCAGAAATGGACCAAGGAGGAAACTTGCACGCATCTGGCGTTGAAGGCCGGGCTTGAGCCGGATGCCTGGAAAAAAAATACCCGTTTCCAGGTGTTTGAGAGCGTGGTGCTCTCGCGCGCGGGGGAGGAATAGTTATTGGCCGGCAAATGCGGGCGCGATTGCCAGGACGCCGTAGCGGATCATCATGACCGCATAAGCGGCCAGGATGAGCATGAACACTTTTGAAACCGCCATGGCGACCGACCGCCCCAGTTTTTGTATCAGCCATTCGGCCGCGAAGAGACAAATGCCGATAATCACCAGGTTGGCGGCCAGCGCCGCCAGGACCGGCCAGAATTCCGGCAGACAGCCCCAGAAGGGAGTATCGGGACGGCTGTGCATGAGGAGCGTCGTAATCGCGCCCGGCCCGATGATGAGCGGCGTGCCGAGCGGGACGACCCCGAACTGTTCGGTCAATTTCACGGCTTCCTCGGTCTTGTCGCGCACTATGTCCTGCAATGACATCCAGAGGAGAACAATTCCGCCGGCAATTTGCAAATCGGCCACTTCAATGCCGATGGCTTTCAGGAGGACATGGCCGAAGAAAGTGAAAACCAGGCCGAGGATCAGGGCCGTTGCCAGCGCCTGCAAGACCATCTTTTTTTTGGCTGCCTTGGCTGTCTCGGCCGAAAGCGCCGCAAAAATCGCGGTGGTCCCGATCGGGTCCAGGACTACCAGCAGGGGAAAAAAAACGCCGGCAAAGGTTGCGATGCCCATATACCGAAAAATGATATGATCCCGGCCTGAATAAGCAAGCCAATTTCTCCCGGCGCCTGGCGGAATCGGATGGGGCGGGGAGGAGCACGAAAAATATTTTGCTGGCGGAATGCGCCCTGCGGGAACTGGCGGAAAATCTTGCCGCAAAAAAGCGCAAAATAAAGGTAGGAGCCGAACCCCTGTTCGGCGATATATGTTTTGTTGTCCGGAATCGCCGCATGGGGATGCGGCTCCTACATCTTTCAAATACAGTTGCCGCTCCTGCGGACCAAATTTGATCTTACCACATCGGCAGGACGGGGGCCCAGCCGGGGCCGCCGAGGTTAATGATGAACGAAGTATTGTCGTTTACGGCGCGCAGAAGCCAGTTGCCGGTGCTTTCCTGATAAACCACAAGGTCGCATACGCCGTCGCCGTCATAGTCGCCCGGCACCGGTATATATCCGGGGCCACCGAACGGAACTCCATCGGCAATCAAGGCCGATCGTTTGCAGGACCAGATATACCAGCGGCCGGTTGATTCCTGGTAGACCGCCAGGTCGGAACAGCCGTCGCCGTCAAAGTCGCCGGAAACCGGAACGGCGTTTTCAACGCCCCAGAGAGTGCCCCATGTGATTTCGGTGCCGGACATGGCCATGATGTACCAGTATCTCATGGCGGTGTTATACATCGCCAAATCGGATATGCGGTCGCCGTCGTAGTCGCCTGATGCGGGAACGAATCCCATTCCGGTCAGCGATTCGCCCCAGAGCAGCGGCGTGCCCGCCGTGGTAACGATATACCAGAAACTTTCCGGGGACTGGCAGAGGGCGCCCTCGTAGATTTTGTCGCCGTCGTAGTCGCCGGAAACCGGTCTCTGGGTCGGCCCGCCGAATGATGCGGATGGAATGAGCACAGCCCAGCGGCTCAGGGAGGCGATCTTCCACAACCCCAGCGTTTCATTATAAACGGCGCAATCGCTGGTGCGGTCGCCGTCGTAATCGCCATTGATTGGCCGGTATCCGGGCCCGCCCCAGGAAATGTCCCAGACGAGCCGGCACCAGCGCCGGATTGAGCCGACGCGCCAGTTGCCGTTGTAGATGTTGTAGACTGCCAGATCGG harbors:
- a CDS encoding aconitate hydratase; the protein is MSAGIAEKIIKEHLVKGKYSPGREIGITIDQTLTQDATGTFVCLQFETFGMAKVQTGLSVSYVDHNTIQDGFENADDHKYLQSVAAKYGLYFSRAGNGICHQVHLERFAAPGKTLLGSDSHTPTGGGLGMLAIGAGGIDVALAMAGAPFYLECPKIIRVDLRGALRPWSSAKDIILEVLRRLTTKGNTGALIEYGGDGVASLSVQERATITNMGAELGVTTSVFPSDAVTRAFLKAQGREECWREILPDAGAQYDHAIELDLASIHPLAAKPDSPDNVVPVAEIAGIKVDQVAIGSCTNASCQDLMKVAAVLKGRKAHPDVSLVIAPASRQTFSLLAKNGALEIFLSAGARILEPVCGFCIGNCHAPRTEGVSLRTTNRNFRGRSGTKSAKVYLVSPETAAVSAVLGVIADPAAAGFECPPRAAPEIFPIDDSMISAPLPEAGRAAVEILRGPNIGRPLALEPLADAITGKIELKTGDKVTTDDIMPAGARLKYRSNIEKYAQFVFEHVDAGFSRRCLENKKKNIDSVIIGGLSYGQGSSREHAAVCPRYLGVKAVIARSFERIHLANLVNYGIVPLVFAVPEDYERFNQSDEIEINGLRNAVKDGGKIQVLNRTKNLKIEASLLLSARQREILLAGGALNHAGKK
- the icd gene encoding isocitrate dehydrogenase (NADP(+)), translating into MQAKNNAEKIRFENIAGKCKVPDHPVIPFIEGDGTGPDIWKASVRVFDAAVEKAYGGKRKIAWKEALAGEKAFRRVGTWLPEETVAAFNDYLVGIKGPLTTPIGGGHRSLNVALRQQLDLFVCLRPVRWFEGVPSPVKCPGKVNMIVFRENTEDVYAGLEVPAGSQEAARLIGFLKKEYGWNIRADSGLGIKPISEAASKRLIRAAFEYAVKNNRRSVTLVHKGNIQKFTEGAFKAWGYDVAREYEGKVAVRDVIADIFFQQALTRPEEFDVIATMNLNGDYMSDALAAQVGGIGIAPGANINYETGCAVFEATHGTAPKYAGQDKVNPGSVILSGEMMFRYMGWIEAADLIIAGISRAIKNKTVTYDFHRLMENATLLKCSEFGGEIIRNM
- a CDS encoding KamA family radical SAM protein, with the protein product MRAQNNFPLKHNRHWHDWRWQMVNRIANPACLADWIEIHPKQLAALKTAAARYPFCVTPYYFSLCHPGDKRDPVLRQFLPDIRELADKDTPADPLGEKAYEPVPGLIHRYRNRVVVLVTNNCAVRCRHCTRKNSLNRSPAENIESRLPQILKYIRRKKKIREVILSGGDPLLLETAVLDGVMAELTAIKHVEVLRIGTRAPVVLPMRIDAELCACLAKHRPLWINTQFNHPREITAEAEKACRSLQQSGLPVSNQTVLLRGVNDSLPVLAKLFNNLQRIMVRPYYAFRCDPVRGVRHFITRKSASAELSARLRQTLGGLSMPLFVADLPGRKSKIPLECARRRETPRAGTTPEITCSL
- a CDS encoding TrpB-like pyridoxal phosphate-dependent enzyme, producing MNKRISRAENTVKIFLDEKDMPRQWYNIQADLPHPLPPPVDKNGKPIGPDALAPVFPMNLIEQEVSAQRWIDIPEEVMEKLLLWRPTPLCRARAFEKALGTPARIYYKNEGWSPAGSHKTNTAVPQAYYNRAFGIKRLTTETGAGQWGSALSFACQLFGLVCKVYMVKISFEQKPLRKMMMNVWGAECVASPSSQTKSGREILAKNPDTPGSLAIAISEAIEDAVTSQDTRYALGSVLNHVLLHQTIIGLEAQKQMKMIAEYPDVVIGCVGGGSNFAGIAFPFICDKIHGKEVRLVAVEPAACPTLTRGPFVYDSGDVAMMTPLLAMHSLGHGFVPRPIHAGGLRYHGMAPLVSHVRREGLIEACALQQMECYKTALLWANTEGFIPAPETAHAIAAAAREAAKAKEEGKERVILMNWSGHGLMDLTGYAAYQAGKLSDAELPEKDLQNSLKILEGLPTPPAL
- a CDS encoding glycosyltransferase family 1 protein, which produces MKICVDIQAAVAQGAGVGRYTRLLAENLSGIAGSDRLSFFYFDFMRRGLSSPLPGSRAVRWCPGRLAQSCWKRMDWPPYDWFAGRADVYHFTNFIIPPLSGGKKAVTIYDASFLRCPEFTESRNLAFLSAKISDTVKRADAIITISHFSAAELACFFPQARGRIHVIYPGVAQQAPPAIQNRPKMAEPPYILTVGTIEPRKNIAFLVEIFEKMRAFKGRLVIAGRLGWKYSPILERLRASPRAADIRLLENVNDGELASLYAGAEAFVFPSLYEGFGFPPLEAAACGAPVVSSAAGSLREVLGNGALLIDKYDAGQWAEAVMGIINDVSRRRALVDRGRLQAARYTWAETARKTMELYRSLA